GCCGAGGCACTCCGTCTCGCGGTGGCGGAAGGGCTGCTCAGCGAGCAGCGTCCCCTTGCGGGCTTCCTGGACGCCGACGGCATACGCGACTCCGTGGACGCGCTGCGGGACGCCTTCGCCGCCGAGCCGGGCGCACGCGTGCTGCACACGTTCGCTGCGAAGGCCGCCTCTCTGGTCCCCGTGCTGCGGCTGCTCGCCGACTGCGGCATGGGCTGCGAGGTGGCGAGCCCGGGCGAACTGAGGCTCGCGGTGGAGGCGGGATTTCCCCCGGCGCGCATCGTCCTGGACTCGCCCGCCAAGACCCGGGCCGAACTGAGGCTGGCACTGGCACTCGGTGTCGCCGTGAACGCGGACAGTTTCGGTGAGATCCGGCGCATCGAGGAGCTCCGCTCGCCCGGCTCGCCGTCCGTCCTCGGGCTGCGGGTGAACCCGCAGGTGGGAGGTGGTTCGATCGGCGCCATGAGCACGGCGACGGCTACCTCGAAGTTCGGCGTGGCCCTGCGCGACCCCGGAGCGCGGGAGCACGTCGTCCAGACCTTCGCCGAGCGTCCCTGGCTGACCAGACTGCACGCCCACGTCGGCTCGCAGGGCTGCTCGCTGGAGCTCATCGCCGCGGGCATCGCGGAGACGTACCGGCTCGCCGAGGAGATCAACGAGGTGCTGGGCACGCGCCGCATCACCGGGATCGACATCGGGGGCGGCCTGCCGGTCAACTTCTCCGACGACGAGGTCCGCCCCGCCTTCGCGGACTACGTGACGGCGCTCCGCGCCGCGGCTCCGGGCCTGTTCGACGGGCGTTACGACCTGGTCACCGAGTTCGGCCGGTCCCTGCTCGCGAAGAACGGTTTCATCGGGGCGCGGGTCGAGTACACGAAGGAGGCCGGCGGGCGCCGCATCGCACTCACCCACGCGGGGGCGCAGATCGCCACCCGCACGGTGTTCATGCCCGACGCCTGGCCGCTACGGGTCGGCGCCTTCGACGGGCAAGGCCGCCCCCGGAGCGGGCGGACGATGGTCCAGGACATCGCGGGGCCGTGCTGCTTCGCCGGAGACATCGTGGCCCACGCCCGTGAACTGCCCGAACTCCACGAAGGCGACTTCGTGGCCCTGTACGACACGGGCGCGTACTACTTCTCGACCCCGTGGGCCTACAACAGCCTGCCCCGGCCGGCGGTGTACGGCTTCGCGGGCGGCACCGGCGCCCTGCGCCTCGCCCTCGTGCGCGAGGCGCAGTCGCTGGACTCCGTGGCGGCGGAGAGCGGACTGCGCCACGCCGACGCGCTGAGGGACCTGCGGGCACAGGCGCAGGGGCTGTCGTAAGGGCCGAGCCGTAGGGGCGCTTTCCCGGCCAGCCTGGCAGGCGCAGGCCAGGGCTCCCGATCAGCCGGCAGGCGCGGGCCAGGGCTCCCGGTCAGCCGGCAGGCGCAGGCGCGGGCTCCGGCTCGGGTACCGGCTCGGGGCTCGGGTTCGGCGGCTGCGGAATGGGGTCGGGCGCGGGGCCGGGCGGCACCGGGCCCGGCGGAACGGGGGGCGGCGAAGGCACGGGGGTCGGCGGCCCCGGCACGGGCGGGGGCGTCGGCGCGGGCGGTACGGGGTCGGGATTCGGGTGCGTCATCTCGGTCCTCCAACACGAACGCGACGGGTGGATCCGGATGAGCGGATCCGGACGAGTGGATCTCATCTCCACCGTCTCCCCGTGCGGCTGCCCTCGCCTGCCGAGTCCATACGTACCTACTGTGACTCCTGCTACGGAGAGCTGCACGGCCGTGCCTCCCACCTGCCCGGGAGGCACGGCCGGACCCGCACGACAGGGGTGCGACCTCCGCGGATCAGCTCCGTGCGGGGACCGCCTGCGGGCTGCGCTCGGTGCGCGTACCGGGCACAGGCGCGGACGGGTCGGCTCCGAGGGCGACGATCCGGTTCTCCGCGTCGACGTGCACGACGCTCGGCACGAGAGCACGCGCCTCGGCGTCGTCGACCTGGGCGTAGCTGATGAGAATGACCAGGTCACCGGGGTGCACGAGGTGGGCGGCGGCACCGTTGATCCCGATGACGCCGGAGCCGCGCTCCCCCTCGATGACGTAGGTCTCAAGGCGGGAGCCGTTGTCTATGTCCACGATGTGGACGAGCTCACCGGGAAGCAGATCCGCCGCGTCCATCAGGTCGGCGTCGACCGTCACGGAACCCACGTAGTGCAGGTCGGCCTGGGTCACGGTGGCCCTGTGGATCTTGGACTTGAACATGGTGCGCATCATCGAAGTACTCCTGGACATAGGCTCCCTGCCTGCGTTTTTGCAGGTCAAGTGCTGTTCTCACACTCTACAACGAGTCGCAAGTCCAGGCAGCTGTCCCCGGGGTTTTCAGGACCCATGCTGACCACTTGCCGACTTGTCTGATGCTTCATCAGGCACCGACAGGGGCCTCGCCCGCTCCCCTGGCCTCTACCCTGACGGCCCGCGCAGGCCTACGTAGTGCTCCCCCCCCCAGGCGCCCGTGATCACCGTCACCCCGACAGCAGGGTGACGGCCCTGACGCCCGCGAAGTGTGTCTCCGCAATAGCCTTCGAGGCAGCGCGGCTGCTTGTCAGGCCGCCGACGATGGGGCATCGAACGCACCATGTCCTGGCTCACCGGCTACCGACCGCCACCCTCACGGCGCGAGGTTACTGGGCACCTTCACGTTCATATCGCCGCAGCCGACGCGCTTTGCTTCCGCCTTGACGTACGACGGCAGAACGGCAAGGGCGAGTGACTTGTCGGCGTGCGACTCGCTTTCCTTCCCCGGCTCATACGCGACGAACGCGACCCGCCCGGACCGGCAGTCCGCCGCGTAGACGCTCAGGCCGCCCGCGTAGGCGCCCTGCCCCTCACCACCCAGACGCGTGGCCCGGTTTCCGAGCACCCGGGAGACAACGCCGGCCAGCTCCGGGTCCGCCACGGTCATCAGCCGGAGCCTGTTCGGGCCGAAGGGCTGGCGCACGTCGCACGCCCAGATTCCCTCCGCGGAGGACGGGCCCGGCTTCGTGCCCGGCGTGATGCCTACGACCTCCGCATCGGGCCCCTCGGCCCACCTGGGCAGCCGCACGCCCTGGATCCCGCAGAGCCGGTCGGCGTCGACGTCCGGCAGCTCGTTGCCCTCCGGGGCGCGGCGGAGCGTCGGCGGGTCGGAGTACGGGCCGTCACAGCCGTATCGTTCCATGACCCCGTTGGCCAACCGCACGACCGCGCGGGACATCGAGTCGAGGCCCCGCCGCGCGTCGACCACGTTCTGGCCCTCAGGGTCAGCCGCTTCCGAGGCAAGGGTGACCACCCGCAACGGCGGCTTCTCGCCCGACTCGTACGACCGTTCCTCACAACTCGCGGGCAGCGCCACCCAAGCCCGGGTGGAGGA
The DNA window shown above is from Streptomyces sp. Alt3 and carries:
- a CDS encoding diaminopimelate decarboxylase, whose translation is MAEGLLSEQRPLAGFLDADGIRDSVDALRDAFAAEPGARVLHTFAAKAASLVPVLRLLADCGMGCEVASPGELRLAVEAGFPPARIVLDSPAKTRAELRLALALGVAVNADSFGEIRRIEELRSPGSPSVLGLRVNPQVGGGSIGAMSTATATSKFGVALRDPGAREHVVQTFAERPWLTRLHAHVGSQGCSLELIAAGIAETYRLAEEINEVLGTRRITGIDIGGGLPVNFSDDEVRPAFADYVTALRAAAPGLFDGRYDLVTEFGRSLLAKNGFIGARVEYTKEAGGRRIALTHAGAQIATRTVFMPDAWPLRVGAFDGQGRPRSGRTMVQDIAGPCCFAGDIVAHARELPELHEGDFVALYDTGAYYFSTPWAYNSLPRPAVYGFAGGTGALRLALVREAQSLDSVAAESGLRHADALRDLRAQAQGLS
- the panD gene encoding aspartate 1-decarboxylase, whose amino-acid sequence is MMRTMFKSKIHRATVTQADLHYVGSVTVDADLMDAADLLPGELVHIVDIDNGSRLETYVIEGERGSGVIGINGAAAHLVHPGDLVILISYAQVDDAEARALVPSVVHVDAENRIVALGADPSAPVPGTRTERSPQAVPARS